In Pseudoliparis swirei isolate HS2019 ecotype Mariana Trench chromosome 2, NWPU_hadal_v1, whole genome shotgun sequence, the following are encoded in one genomic region:
- the zgc:162944 gene encoding glutamine amidotransferase-like class 1 domain-containing protein 3, mitochondrial produces the protein MLALLRHGAHNLLTLRAVQTETSCHYVTQMGKRVAVVLAGCGVYDGTEVHEASAVLVHLSRGGASVTMFAPNVDQMHVVDHLTGEPSQEKRNVLVESARLARGNILDLATLSAKDHDAVIFPGGFGAAKNLCTWAVQGKDCTVNDEVKAALQAFHGEGKPIGLCCIAPVLAAKVFPGCEVTVGIEKDDKYPNTADTAAAISQLGCTHVSVDVAQSHVDEKNKLVTTAAFMCDAPIHQVFDGIGAMVQDVLKRA, from the exons ATGCTCGCCCTGCTGCGCCACGGTGCTCACAACCTGCTGACTCTCAGGGCCGTTCAGACCGAGACCAGCTGCCACTACGTCACACAGATGGGGAAGCGCGTAGCAGTGGTGTTGGCGGGCTGCGGGGTTTACGACGGGACCGAGGTCCACGAGGCCTCCGCGGTTCTGGTCCACCTGAGCAGAGGAGGCGCGAGC GTCACCATGTTCGCCCCCAACGTGGACCAGATGCACGTTGTGGATCACCTGACGGGCGAGCCGTCCCAGGAGAAGCGCAACGTGTTGGTGGAGAGCGCCCGGCTGGCCCGCGGGAACATCCTGGACCTGGCGACGCTCAGCGCCAAAGACCACGACGCCGTGATATTCCCGG GTGGTTTCGGGGCGGCGAAGAACCTGTGCACGTGGGCCGTGCAGGGGAAGGACTGCACGGTGAACGACGAGGTGAAGGCGGCGCTGCAGGCGTTCCACGGCGAGGGGAAGCCCATCGGCCTCTGCTGCATCGCGCCCGTCCTGGCGGCCAAGGTGTTCCCCGGCTGCGAGGTCACCGTCGGCATCGAGAAGGATGACAA gtATCCCAACACGGCCGACACCGCGGCGGCCATCAGCCAGCTGGGCTGTACGCACGTCAGCGTGGACGTCGCTCAGAGCCACGTGGACGAGAAGAACAAGCTGGTCACCACCGCTGCCTTCATGTGCGACGCGCCCATCCACCAGGTGTTCGACGGCATCGGAGCGATGGTGCAGGACGTGCTGAAGCGCGCCTGA